One Canis lupus baileyi chromosome 1, mCanLup2.hap1, whole genome shotgun sequence genomic window, cataTATTTAGTAACTGGATTCAAAGATCTTTTCACCATTAGCTAGGAAAGGAACAACAGCTCACTTCCCTCCATGTAATCCTCACTGTCTTCTTTCTGGATTGGACCTTTGAGACaccattctcttctctccttggTCAGGATTTCATTCATTTCCCTAGGACATCTGGTCTGTGTCCCAGTACATGAAGCCCAATCCCTCTCTCTCGCCACTGGCCCTAGGGTACAATGCTCTTATCCCTATTGGTTAGAGGGAAACAACATGCTATAGAACTAATACTAACTACTGGTATCACCAGGCATCTTAGGTGAAAGTATTCTACTCTCCCCATCCAGGGAGATTCCGGGGGTCCGCTGGTGTGTGGTGGTGTTCTGCAGGGCATCACATCCTGGGGATCAGACCCCTGTGGGCGGCCTGAGAGACCTGGTGTCTACACCAACATTTGCCGCTACTTGGACTGGATCAAGAAGACCATAGGAGGCAGGGGTTGATGCTAGGACAAGCTTTGGACCCCCTTCAATAAACTCACAACTCAGCCTGGCTCCTTGCCTGTCTGTATTTTGGCCCTGCTGGGAGGGATGGAAGGACTGGGGTCTGCACCTTTCTGGGAGGTTTGATGGGGTCTATAGAGACTAGGACTCCCATGGCCACTCTGGCTATCACCGCTGCTTGGAGTGACCCCCTTTTTTTctggaagggctgggaggaaTGGGAGGTTAATTTCAAGGGAGAAGACAcacaaggatttccttttttaaaataatatttatttattcatgagagacacagagagagagaggggggcaaagatacaggcagagggagaagcaggccccatgcagggagcccgacgtgggaactcgatcccggatctccaggatcacaccctgggttgaaggcaggcgctaaaccgctgagccacctgggctgccccgcaCAAGGATTTCCAAATATCCAATGGGCTGGCCTGCAAAAGACAGATTTGAAAGAacttctgtttaatttttctgagcagctcaaacatttcttttttttttttttaagacttcgtttatttattcatgagaaacaaacatacacacacagaggcagagacataggcagagggagaagcaggctctctgcagggagcctgatacaagactcgaacccaggacctcaagatcacgccctgagccgaaggtagatgctcaaccactgagccagccaggcatcctagCTAAAGTGTTCCTAAGCTTTGAGAGGAgagttcccctcccccactatAAGATATGTAAAGTAGGGTGCAGGAAATACTTGAACAGCTTAAACATGCACCCATGGAACCACCAcccagatgaagaaatagaacattgACAGCCCCCAAAACTCTTAGAGACAGATTCTTTTTCCTTGGGAGAAACAGATCTTTCTCACAGCTTAGAGCTTTTCTGCTGTGGTAGAAGGAAATGAGTCACTTCATTGCAGGTGTCCATACTTAAGTGCACAGGAAAAGAGATTTGGGGGAGTTTTCATTAGAGTAGAGGCTCAATGTAAGTTGTCTTGGGAAAGATGTGTGTGGAGAAGGTGGTTATTATAAATTGCAACAGGATGGGCACTGGCTCCCCTCTATCTCATCTCTCTTCACCTATGTTTCATTCCTTTCTTGCTACCAacattttaactcatttatttgaCTCTCTGATGCTTTCTCTTCTTCATGctgctgaattttcttttcttttcttttctttttaaagatttcatttatttatctgagagagaaagagcacacacaagtagggggaagggcagagggagaggaacaagcagattgcctcctcagcagggagccatgTGTGGGgctcatcccaagaccctgagatcatgacctgagctaaaggtagatggttaattgactcagccacccaggcatccttgctTCTGCATTTTCATAATGTTGGCTCCCTCATGCACTGCTCCAGTCTCTCTTCTTACTTCACAACCTCTGAACTCACCTTCATCTACCACCAACAGCTTCACAGTTCCAGAATTTCCCAGATTATATTCTCATGCAAGAGAATCCAATTGGTCCAGGTCAACTTTCCTCCTTCAGCCAGCCATATGATAGGCTACTGAGTGGCCAATGGTTTGGCTGCATTCTGGTCAGGTGACCAGTCCCATCCAATCAGTGGATAGTTGGCATTCCGACAGGAGATGGTTCTCGGTCCCAGCGGTTGGATGGGGCAGTTCTCCACCAACCCTGTGGGTGTGTGGGATGCTTCTCGCTTGCATCAACCTCCCTCCTCTGTGAAAGTCTAGATTACAAGAAATCCTGAGGAAGTCTTTCATGACTGACAGTAAATTCCTGGAGCCAGGGATGCATTTCTGGAGGTGATACTCAAGGATCATCTCAGTCTAAAGAATTATTTTAGGGGCacccacgtggctcagtggttgaccatctgcctttggctccggttgtgatcctggggtcctgggatctagtcctgcattaggctctccacagggagcccgcttctccctctgcctatatctctgcctctcactctgtgtctctcatgaataaataaaatatttttaaaaaataaagattcttgggatccctgggtggcacagcggtttagcgcctgcctttggcccagggcgcgatcctggagacccgggatcgaatcccacatcgggctcccagtgcatggagcctgcttctccctctgcctgtgtctctgcctctctctctctctctctctctctctctctctctgtgagtatcataaataaataaaaatttaaaaaaaataaagaatcttttagaattttttattatgaacaaTTTTAAGCATTTGTAAAATGCTATAGGAATGCTGGTATACCACCATCCAACTCAGTCAAAATCATTGCTTTCACCTATACTACACACTTCCCTAATGAcggaatattttgaaaagaatgctGACCATCATATTGTTCTTAAATGTTTTGTTATATGTTTCTAAAACAGGGTAtggcaggacgcctgggtggcttagtggttgagtgtctgcctttggctcagggcatgatcctagggtcggggatggagtcccgcatcgggctcatcgggctccttgtggtgagcctgcttctccctctgcctgtgtgtctgcctctctctctctctctctctgtgtgtgtgtgtgtgtgtgtgtgtgtctcccatgaataaataaatcttaacaaaaaataaaaaaataaataaaacagggtaTGGTAAACTAAAGCCAATTGCTCTCAAGAgctaaaaatagactttattacTTGATTTGATGACAGGGAGCATCAAGctctatttaagaaaatattatccCTCAAAAAGAATTCCATTTTACTCATTAATAGACCTATATGACAAAAAATGGTAACAAATGATTATTACTATATTTTGGATTTCATCaattaaaattggaaatttattttccagttttccctcTTGTTAAAAGTACCTACATAAAGTCCTCAATTTTCTCTCATGATCTGCAAAGCCTAAACTAAACACTATTTGGCTCTTTTTgagaaaagtttgccaactccagctataaaatatagattattttaaaacataagcaCCTTACATTATCACACCTTACAGAgataataattccttaatatcaccTGATATCCAGGTGATATTTATATGTCCTTAATGAAACAAAACCAGAGAACATTTGAAGATTGATTTATAGTATTAAGGAGAGGCATGGCTGAGATCAAGGAGGGGAAGAGACTTGTCCAGGGTCAACCAGAAATTCATGAGTAGGATGGTGGACTGTGGAGTTTGGGAGGAAATTGGAACACCAGGCATGGACAAAAGCTGGAAAGATCCACTTAAGGAGATTTTGGATAGCAATGCTGGAGTCCCAGTTAGAACTTATGTACAAGAGCACTTATGTACAAGAGTGAATGGTTGGCTTAGGTGGCTAGGAAAGCTATGGGGATGGTTCATGATGTCAGAGGATGTGACACGGGTACCAGAGTTTCAAGTAGTTGAAATGGTGACTTAAGCCAATCATCTCTCTCACACATGCTCTtgctctttgtgtgtgtgtgtgtgtgtgtgtgtgtgtgtgtgtgacactttCTCTGTCACTTTGCttacttctctctgcctctgtttttctttctggggTGTGTTAGTTGTTTCTCATCTCTGCTTAATTTCTTTCCATCTCCTGTGGATCTCATTCTAGCCTCTATAGATGGATTTTTTTCAGATGGAGGGAACATAGCAGCTACTGACACACCTAATTAAACAAATACAGCAGAAACAAAGATCTCCATTCTCCTGGCATCTTAATATTACTCCCAGGGAAGAACTCTGATTAGTTCAGTTTGAACTGAACCCACTCCTTGGCTCAATCCTTATTGTtaggaaggaagcaaagaaagtTCTTGTTGGCTTGGCCTGGGTCATACATCCATCCCAGTGGTTGGGTGTGTAGATGGGAAGGTTTGGAAAACTATGATTGACATTTTCACCAGAACTATGTGAAATGAAAGAGGAGCTTCCCAGAAGAAGTGGGAAGTCGGAAACAATGGGCCTTCAGAACCCAAGGggctgagtcaggaggttccagggTCACAGTGTCCAGGATCCCTCAGGGCAAGGCACAGCTGGCAGGATAACCAGATGCCAATTCTCAGGTGTGATCATGAGCTGGAGGATGAGTCATCAAGCAAAGGTTCAGGATGCAGGTTTGAGGGCAAGGGAGGTATGAGGCTGGGTATCTGTGTGGGACTTCAGAACAGGTGCTGTTGATAACCCAAAGAGAACAGGAGGGCTGGGATTTGGTGGTCTCACCAATGTGGGGGTGTGTATCATTAATAGATCCATAGGGTTCCAAGTCCATTCTGAGCCATATGAGACTTCAAGGGTGTGTGACAGGGTCTCAGGAAACTTTTCTTCTGAGAGTGGGAATCTGTATAACCATGATACCATGGGCAATACTCAGCATCTGAATTCTGCCTCTTCCGACTCCTTAGCTATATGACTTTGCTCCAGTAATCTAACCTCTTTTAAACCTCCATTTTATAACCTTCATCTATATAATGGGGAAGACAGTCCTCACTCAGACTCATGTGAAGAATAGAGATGAGTTCTGAGAAACGCCTGACACATCACACAGCACATATACAAGAAATGGAAGCTGTGTCATTCTGGATGATGGGGTGAGGGAGCTAATATTATGTGCACATCccctttcttttcataattttatcttattCTCCCATTTACTTTaagaagtaaatttttattttttttttattttcttaagattttattttatttattcacgagatacacagagagagagagaaaggtagggggaaaagcaggctccatgtagggagcctgatgcgggactcgatcccgggtccccaggatcaggccctgggctgaagtcggcactaaaccactgaaccacttgggctgcccaagaagtAAATTTTTCACTCCCCCACTTTAAAGATGGgcaaagggcagcctgggtggctcagcggtttagcgccgtcttcagcccagggcatgatcctggagacccagggttgagtcccacatcgggctccctgcatggagcctgcttctctctctgcctctctctctctctgtgttctcatgaataaataaataaaatcttaaaaaaaataaatatgggcaAAGTGAACCTCAGAAAAATTAAGTCAATTACCTGAAATCACAGGGCAAGCAATTAGGATTCACACCTGGATTGGTATGACTTGTGAGGCCAAGTTCTTTCTCTCACACCCCATGGCTGATTGGTGCAGGGATCAAGGAAAGACTGAGTCTAGAGTTGGCAAATCTGTGAATGACAGTGGTTTGCAAACTAGTATTTATTTAAGTACCTCCCTACGTTCCCTGGTCTGGGCTGGGTGTTAAAGAAAACACCAATGAACACCAGACTCATTCTTTCTGCTCATGAAGACCAGTGTTTAGCAACAAAATCAGATTAAATAATTaagaacacagaaaaacagaTATGCAGAGCACAGCAGAGGAGAAGTTCTGGGCTTGTAAGAATGAGCATCAGGGCTCCGAAGGAGCAtagttccctttctctttctgacagAATGCTGATGAGGCAGGGGGCTGAAGAAAGAATCCAGGGATAAAGATTTGGGCAGTAGATAATAAATTGGAAGTCTTGCCAAAATTCCTCTCCTAAGGAGGCTGAGAGGGAAAGATACAGATTACTGACTCACAGGGCTATGAGGTCAAGTGGCCTGGGGTCTACCCCACTTGATTTGGGAGCCCAAGTCAGGAAAGTTGACACCTCTCAAGGCCAGAGTCCTCCTGTGGACTTGGTGGGGTCAGAAGTCCAAGTTCTGTGGTCTCATTTTGGATTTGATGAGAGTGTCTCAGAAATTTTGGGGACTTACTTGAATTTAGTCGGTATGGGGTTAATGTTAGTATGGTGTCAGTCGGTagacttttattttatagtttgtgtGAAACAAAGGGTCAAGGTGGTGTGTGGAGTTGGGAAAATGAAGATGGGATAGGGAAAGAGTCCAACATGGAAGTGAATATGGAATTTCAAGTAGAAATTGggttggaggggatccctgggtggctcagtggtttagcacctgccttcggcccagggcgtgatcctggagtcccaggatcgagtcccacatcgggctccctgcatggagcctgcttctcttctccctctgcctgtgtctctgcctccctctctctgtgtgtgtgtgtctctcatgaataaataaataaaatattttaaaaaaataaattgggttGGAGGCAAGATAGGGCTAGAATTGGAGTAAGAGTGTTAGGATTGATGCGAGTTGGGGATGAGTTCATAGGGAGGATGTCAGTGTGGACTTCCTAGAAGATTACTACAGTTTGAGATGAACACTATAGTTTGAGTTGTGTATGGTTCAGACTTGGGACTGAGATTATGGTGACATTCAGTTTTGGTCAAGATTAAGTTTGGTTTATGGTTAGGGATTCAGGGTTTGGGTCAAAGTTTAAGCTTGGTTGAGGTGTGAGTCATACCTCAAGTTGGCATTTGGAATCAGGGACTTGTCAGGAACTAGGTTCCAAGTTGAGGTATAAATTAGAATTGGACAAGGGTTAAAGCATATTTGAGGGTATGAGTTTGGGTATGAGTTGAGGTTTCAGGTTAAGATTCAGGTTTGTGTCAAGATTGGTGTTGAGAACAGTGTCACAATGATAACTGGAGTTAGAATTATGCTTGAAGCCAGAGACTGAGGTATTTCTCACCTTCTTATGAGCACTTGATCATATCAGACCAGACCTTCTCAATGAATGGCACCACCATCCATTGAGCAAGAGAagctgaagtctttttttttttttagatttttatttattttttcatgagagacaaagagagagagagagagaggcagagacacaggcagagggagaataaggatccctgcaaggagcctgatgcaggactcaatcctggaccctgggatcatgccccgagctgaaggcaggcgcccaactgctgagtcacccaggcgtcccgagaccCTGAAGTCTTAACATCTGACTCCCTCACCACATCCTCCATTTAATCTAGCCCCAAGTTCTGTTGATTCTCTTTCCTAAGCACATATTGAATCCATCCACTTACTGCCATTTCCACCTTCTAAATGACCTTATCTAAGTTACTATCATCTCTCATCTGGACCGTAGCAATGGTCTTCCTATGGGTCAACATCCCCTTAAAATCCATCCTTCATATAGCAGCTAGAGTCATATTTTGCAAATACAAATCTtgttatgaaaaaaaacaaaaacaaatcttgtTATGTCATTCTTCTGACTAGAGTCTAAGTGGTTCACAATCGTCCACGGGATAAAGTCAAACTCACCATGACTGGTTCCAACCAACCCCCGGTCCCTGAGCTCCATCCATAATCCAGGATCTTTGCACATGCAGTTTCCTCTAAATGATGTGCTCTCCAGTCTCCTCCAATTTTATTCTAGTTAATGTTTACTGCTTTTTCAACTCTTAACTTATTGCCACTTCCTGGGTCAAAATCTCTAGGAAGTGTTTTCATAATTCCCAGTGCCTATCCTTAAGAGCACACATTATACttgtaattttacatttgtttatgaATTAGTTATATTTCTTTTACACCAGACTATCAGCTCTTTGAGAGAAGGGACTCTGTCCAGGTCTGTGCACCATTGTATCCTCAGTATCTAGCTCAGCTTGGTATATAGCTGGTGTTCAATATGTATTTAAGTGTATAAAGGATTGGATCGGAAAGACTGTGGGAGGAGAGCTGGAAAGAGTACTTCTCTAGTTGGATTGGAGGCAGGAGTGATTTGTTGGTTACTGTGGCTTCAAGAGACAGATTCAAGttaggaggggcccctgggtggttcaattgattaaacggttaagtgtctgccttcagcttgggtcatggtcccagagccctgggatggagtcccacattaggctctctgctgagcagggagccagtttctctctctccctctgcctgcccctccccctgcttgtgttctctccctctctctctctctctctctctctctctctctgtcgcagtcaaatgagtaaaatcttaaaaaaaaaaagaattgggtttGGATTCGTGGTTTAGGATCAGATTTGAATTTAATGTTGAAATCTGAGTAAGGAAGATTTTGGCTCTAGGAACCAAACACTCCAAATCACGTAGGAAACCCGAAGAAGTCACAAGATGAAGAGGCACCATAGTTGGTTAATTCACTGGTTCAAAGACATTACCAAAGGCCCCAGTtatctccatctctctgtttGGCCTTCCTCACTGTTCTGGTGTGACCTATCAGCCACTTTGCTCCATGGTTCCAGGAGGGCTGCCACAGTTCCATAATTTATATCAGGGACATCATCTGGCAGAATAAAAGAGAACTCTTCAGGTGTCTTTTGAAAACAAGACAAGAGTGTTTCCTAGAAGTGACCCAAtgatcttcctctctctccttattGGCCAGGATGGCCTCTCatgtccatttcctttttttttttttaagatttttatttattcatgtgagacacacacagagagagagagatagatagatagagagagagagagagaggcagagacacaggcagagggagaagcaggttccatgcagggagcccgatgtggggctcgatcccgggtctccaggatcacaccctggggtgaaggtggcgctaaaccgctgagccacctgggctgcccctcatgTCCATTTCTATACCAGTCACTGGCAAGCAGAATAAAGGTTTCACATTTGGTGCAGTAAAGCTTATAGTCATGATAAGGACGAAAGATTATCCAAGAGAAATCAGGGTGCTCTTAGAAAGGCAGAAAGAGTGAATGCTTGGGTAGGTAAAAATAATGCCTATTATGGGTCATATTAGGGGACAAAGGTAGAACTGACTAGGGTCAGCTTTGAGATAAGATTTGGGCTGATAGCTGAAGAACCAATTACATTTTGGAGGTCTGATTTAGAAGTTAGGTTAATTCCACTTTTAGGAATTTGCCTTCAAGTAAAAATCAGACAATGTCACATTTTACTCAAAGTGAAAGCCAAAGTCCTACATTGGTCTTCAAGATTCTATATCATTTGAGTCCTGTTATGGATCTAATCTCACAGCCTGATCttgtctctcttgctcattcAGCTCCACTCAAAATGTCTTCCCTGTCTTTCCCTGAAAATTCTAGTCACACCCCTTGCCTAATTCACCTCCCCATTTGTTCTGCCTGGAACCCACAACCAACAAGTAGCTACATGGATCCATTCATCACATCCTTCAAgattttgctcaaatgtcaccttcacGTGGAGTCTTTCCAATCATCGTTCCAGGGTATAATAATCCCAGCGATCTCTGAGAGTGGAGGGAACCAATAACTCCCTATCCCTCTTTCCACTTTTATTATTGTCCATGGCACTTACCATCACCTAACAGAcaatatattttatgtacttatttttgtattcattgtCTTCACTCACTAAGAGAGCCTCTGTGAAGGAATTTTTGTCTACTTTGTTGACCACTGTGTCCCCAGGAGCAAAACAGTTTCTGGCAGAGTAGATGCTCAGTGAATATTTGAACGAACACAGGAGCAAAGATGAATGTACAAAGAAGTTCATTGCTGCATTATTACAATGAAAACTATCCAAATATACACCAAATTTGAAACGCATTATGTAAATCATGGTTCAACCACAGAATAGAGTACTATGCAACCCttaggaaggagaaggaaattaTCTAAATATACTGAGAGGAAAAATTGTTCAAggtattttacagagaaaaaagaagttataTCACATAATGCTTAAGTACAGAGTATTTTGTTACAAATACATAATATGATAGAAATCTGTGTATAATATGAGAACTCCGGCTGAATTGGTAACAGTGAGCATTTAGTAGAGTGGGATTAGAGAAAGcactctctttttaatttatatccCTATATCAGAGCTGGGAGTGGGTTCAGGTTCAAAGACATCATCAGGATCCAGCCTGGACAAATTTCCACAAGCTGGTCAGAATTAGAATGAGGACAAGAAAATGGCCCCAGAGGAGGCCATTCCCTGAGCTGGGCAGTTCCTTGACTCCTGCTCCAGCCAACCCCCTCAGAGCCAACACCTGGTCTCTCCTGCAGGAGCCACCCAGGATTTAGGGCCAGAATGGGCGGGGCGAACTAGCTGGGTACCGCCCGACCCTGGCCTGGAGAGGGAGGGTGGAGAAAGAATTGAGTGTGGCCAATTGCTTTAGGGGCCTCAGGGCTTGAGATAAGTGCGAACACAGGATGGGGGCGTCCCAGAGCCGGCTCCGCCtgcaccccagggccctgggggcgggcgcgggggcgggggtggtatAAGAGGGCCGCCCTGCACAGGGCTGGACACGTTAGTATCCCAACCGAGACTGAAGCCGAGATCTCATCAGACCCTCCGGAGGTGAGAAGAGGCCTCATTTCGGGTAGAAGCTGACTCCTGCTTCTAAGGGGAGGGGGTGCTTAGAATCCTGGTTCTGAGAGATAAGGGGTTGGAGGTCTGGAATTTGGGAtctgttaggggaaaaaaaggaaccgaGGATCTAGACTTGCCTGTGAGGAGGGATGGGAACTAGATTCCTGAGTCCCAAGGGGAAGGGAGGTTTGGAGGCTTGGCCTCCTGGGTATGAGTTGGGGAGGAGCTGGGATTTGGACTCCTTGGGTCTGAGGTAGGAAGGGCTGGGGCCCAGATCCCTGGGTGTGCTGGAGGAATCTGGGGCCTTGGACTCCTGTTTCTCGAACTCTTTGTCCTTCTCAGCTCAGCAGAAGAGACCCTTGCTCTGCCTGGCAGCCCCGGGAGAGGCTCAGAGTGGCCACCATGGCAGGATCCCTTCTCTTGCCCCTGCAGATCCTACTACTGTCCTTAGTCCTGGGATCTGCTGGACAAGAAGGTGAGGGCTGGACTGGGAGATCTGACCTCATCCTGGGGCCTTCTGTCTCCACTGACCCTTGCCAGAGCCCCCATTCTCCAAGGACTTCCTGGGTCAGGACCTTCCTCCTGCAGCAGCTTCCTCCCATGGAGGACAAGACTCTTGTACCTCCTGCTCCCTATCTTCCTGCTTCTTTCTGACTCCTGGGGTCTCTGTGCCCTCCGGGCCATCTCCAGCACTCAGTGTTGCTCCTATCAGCTTGCCTCCAGACAAGATGTTCTTCCCCGGTTTATGAGCAggctccctccatctctcttcaCCTCCATGTCCTGCTTTCTCTGCACTGttccctgtttctgcctctgcatttctcagtctctctctctttccatctttccctcTAAATCCATCGACTTCTTCTTCAGCTCCCTTAATGCTTGTTACCCATGTTTTCCTCTATGTCTCTCTATCCAGCCCAAGGTGACAAGAGTGGAGAGAAGATTATTGAAGGAGTCCCATGTACAAGAGGCTCCCACCCCTGGCAGGTGGCCCTGCTCAAGGGCACTCAACTCCACTGTGGAGGTGTGCTGCTCAATGAGCAGTGGGTGCTCACTGCCGCCCACTGCATGATGAGGTATGTGGCAGGGACACTGAAGCTCTCTTTCGGGGTCtctgtcccctctctctctggtctctatTGCCCCCTCTCTGGGACTCTGTCACCCTCCCTGGAGTCCCTGTCCTTTCTGCCAATCATAGTGTTTCTCTCTGAGTGTCATGCTCTTCCCCCAGTGAATACAACGTGCACATGGGCAGCGATCAGCTGAGTGATAAGAGAGCCCAGAAGATTCGGGCCACGAGGTCATTCCGCCACCCTGGCTATTCCACTCAGACCCATGTTAATGACCTCATGCTTGTGAAGCTAAGTAAACAAGCCAGGTTATCATCGAGAGTGAAGAAAGTCAACCTGCCCTCCCGCTGTGAACCCCCTGGGAC contains:
- the KLK7 gene encoding kallikrein-7 isoform X1, with translation MAGSLLLPLQILLLSLVLGSAGQEAQGDKSGEKIIEGVPCTRGSHPWQVALLKGTQLHCGGVLLNEQWVLTAAHCMMSEYNVHMGSDQLSDKRAQKIRATRSFRHPGYSTQTHVNDLMLVKLSKQARLSSRVKKVNLPSRCEPPGTTCTVSGWGTTTSPDVTFPSKLMCTDVKLISSQDCKKVYKDLLGKSMLCAGIPNSKTNACNGDSGGPLMCKGALQGLVSWGTFPCGQPNDPGVYTQVCKYTNWIKETMRKHR